Genomic window (Geoalkalibacter ferrihydriticus DSM 17813):
GGGTAAGGCGTTGTTTTTCGACACCAACCTGTCGACCCCGAAAGGCCAGTCCTGTGCTGTCTGCCACGGGCCTGAAGCCGGCTGGACCGGGCCGTTGAGCGAGATCAACGCGCACGGCGCGGTCTACGAGGGCGCCAAGCACAACCGCTTCGGTAACCGCAAGCCGCCGAGTTCGGCCTACGCCACGCCCAGTCCCGTCTTCCACATGACCTCTCCGGGCGAGTTCATGGGCGGCAATTTCTGGGACGGTCGCGCAACCGGCGAAATCCTCGGCAACCCGGCTGCCGACCAGGCGCAGGGGCCGTTCCTGAATCCGCTGGAGCAGGCCAACCCCAACATGCAGGTCATCTGCCAGCGCATCAAACAGTCACGGTTCGCCGAGGAGTTGGTGGGAGAGAGCTACGCCGCTCTGTTCGCGCAGGTCTTCGGCCCCGGCTCTTTTGATTGCCGTCCAAGAAACCTGCAGGCAACCTACGACTATGTCGGCCTAGCCATTGCCGCCTACGAGGGCTCCAGCGAAGTCAACGCGTACAGCGCAAAGTTCGATGCCTGGCAAGCCGGCATGGTCGAACTGACCGAGCAGGAAATGATGGGTTGGCAGTTGTTTAATGGCAAGGCGCTGTGTTCCGTCTGCCACCTGACCACCCCGGGGCCGAACGGCGAGCCCCCGCTTTTCACCGATTTCCGCTACCACAACCTGGGTGTCCCGAAAAATCCCGAGAACCCCTTCTACACCCAGCATAAAAAATTCAACCCCGATGGCGAGAACTGGATTGATCCGGGCCTCGCAGGATTCCTTGAGACCCGGCCCGAGTACCAGGAATTCGCTGAGCAGAATTACGGCAAGCACAGGACGCCCACCCTGCGCAACGCAGACCTGCGTCCCGATGAGACTTTCGTGAAGGCCTTCATGCACAACGGGGTCTTCAAGAGTCTTGAGGAGGTGGTGGCGTTCTACAATTCGCGCGACACGGGCATGTGGCCGCCGCCCGAAGTCGACCAGAACCTCTCGCCGCTGCTGGGAGATCTGGGGCTGAGCGCACAAGAGCAGGCAGCCCTCGTCGCGTTTATGAAAACGCTCAATGACGGCTTCATGTCTGAGTAATCGTCGAATGAAGGGCGGCTGAGTTCCGCCGGTAAATAAAAAAGAGGCGACCCTGGCAACAGGCGTTGCCTCTTTTTTATTTACCGACGCTGGGACAACCTCTCTCGAGTCTCTGGATGTAGCAGGAATTGCGGGAATGTGGACCATTCAGATTGGCGTCTTTCCGGGTTTTGGGCTAAAATTAAAAATTAGTTGCGCACGAATTGCCAATGTTGCGGCTTCGGCCTGCATGCCTGGCCAGAATACAGTGTTCACCTAACTGCTTAGTACGGGGTGATTAGACACGTATTGAAAATCAATTCTATCCCTTTTGGCTTAATCAAGGAGAGCGCATCATGTTCCGCCGTCTGTTTTTTCTGCTTCTTATCTGCCTTTTTCTCGATGCCGCCAGCGGTATAGCCGCAAGCGGCGATCGCCTTTATGTCACCGGTTCCAGTGTTAACGTGCGGTCGGGACCCGATACAAGTCGATCCGTTCTGATGCAGCTTGGGGAAGGGCATGAATTAACGGAAATCGAACGACGAAATGACTGGGTTCGCGTTCGCATCGCCTGGATTGGAGGCAGCGGCTGGGTCCATGACTCTCTGTTGACTTCGGAGGCGCCTGCCGATGCCGCCCAGGTGAGACCGCCTTCATACCACCAGTTTGTCCAGAATGTCGAACAGCTCAACCTGGAGATTCTTGACATTCTTGACGATGTTTTTTTCACCCGCGTTGCCTATCGAGGTGAAGGGAGCGTGGAATTGACGGCAACCCCTGCCTGGTTGTCTGCCCCCGAGGCGAATCGCCGCAGGGACGTTGAGGCGCTATATGGCTTGTGGACGGCTCATCACGGCGGTGATGAAAGTGCTCTTGTTATCGTCAATCCCCGTGGCGATCAGGTGACCCGGTATCCCTGATGTCTCGACAGAATCCGACGGCAACTGCTTGTCAGGGTTTACGCTATTGAATGATTGAAAGGTCGATTCGACGAAAATCATCTGCCAGGCATTTCCCCTCCCTTCACCCCGCCTTGCATCTGCTAAACTTTGCGTAAACGCCCGCCCAGGGGACATTACGAATGATCGAAAATCGCCCGCCGCAGAACCGAAGCTCCGCCTTGCGCAGGCGGCGTCCGCCCCGCCGTAGACGGCCGGGGGCGCGCCGCAACCCGGGCGATCCTCTGTCCGGAGCCCGGGGAAGGCTGCGCCGCTTCCGCCAGGCCACCCTTCTGGCGGTGGCCCTCACCAGCCTTCTGCTCATGATCATCGCCCCCTGGGAGACCGGGCTTGTCGACGGCGCCGAGGAGGGGATGGTCGTCACGGCCGCCCCCCTTCCCGGCGATTCGGCCGAAACCGCCCCCGGCGAAAAGCCTGCCGCTCAGGAGTCCGGCAATACCGAAATGGAAGGACCCCTCGGGCAGGCCGCCGCCGAAGAGGCGGCTCGCACGGTGCAAGTCCTGTGGGAAGGATTCTACGGCAATCTCCCCAAATTCGTCGTCGTCCTGGGTGTTCTTGCCGTCGCTTGGTTTCTGGTGTGCATCATCCGTCCCTTGCTTCGAAGGACGCTGCGAAGGTGGGAGCGGGCCAACGCACTGATCGCCCTCTTTGGCATCGGCGTCTGGCTTCTGGCGGCGGGGATCTCCCTGAGCGTCCTCGCGGGGGATATCCGGGCGCTGGTCGGCTCCCTCGGCCTCATCGGCCTTGCCCTCTCCTGGGCGTTGCAAACCCCCATCGAGAGCTTCACCGGGTGGATTCTCAACTCCTTCCAAGGATATTACCGAGTGGGGGATCGGGTGGCGGTGGGTGAGGTCTTCGGCGACGTCTACCAGATCGACTTTCTGACGACGACCGTCTGGGAAATCGGCTCGCCGGGGCGGGGAGGGTTCGTCCAGGCGGAACAGCCGACGGGGCGGCTCATCACTTTCCCCAACAATGAGGTGTTGGCGGGGACGGTGGTGAATCTGACCCGCGATTTTCCTTACGTCTGGGATGAGTTGACCGTGCCGCTGGCCAACGAATCGGATTTGGGGTACGGGATGCAAGTGCTGACTGGAGTGGCCGGGGAGCTTCTCGGAGTGCAGATGGTCGAACCGGCACGTCGCTACGGCGAAATCCTGCGCAGGGCTGGGCTGGAGACGGGGGTGCCGGGGGACCCCCAGGTCTTTCTAGCGATGAACGATTCCTGGACAGACCTCGTCATCCGCTATCTCGTCCACGCCCGGGAGCGTCGTACGTGGAAGAGCGAGCTGACGATGCGGGTCATGGATGAGCTGAAAAAGCCCGAGCACCAGGGACGGCTCATCAGCGTCTATCCGCGCAGGCAGCTTCAGTTCATCGGGCCGGACGGCAAAGCGGAGCCGGTCGATGCCGACCGCGACAGATCCTGATTCCACCCCTTTCTTTGCCTTGTCAGCCGTTAGACTTTCCTTTGTCGATAACCTCGTCAGCTTCTTGTTCATCGCCGGCGTCCGGCTGGGGTTCTTCGTCTGCCGCGGCAACGCCGGGATCGTAGTCGAGAACTACGAGCATGGGAAAGTGGTCGGATCCGATGTCGGGAAGGCGACGCAGCTCGACGAGAAGGAAATGTTTGGATGCGAAGACGTGATCCAGCGGATAGCGCATGAGGCGGCTTCTGGTGTCAAAGGTGTTGATAAAGCCCCGGCCCACCCGAGGGTCGAGCAAGCCTCCGATGCGCTGAAAAAGATGCGTGGTGTGCGACCAGGCCACGTCGTTGAAATCGCCGGCGACGATGACCGGAACGTCCCCCAGTTCACTTACCTCTTTGGCAACCAGCAGCAACTCTGCATCCCGCATATCGGTGTCTTCTCGCTCGCCGTCTTCGGCCTCATCTCCCTCGTCATTCTTGGCACCGCCGTCTTCCTCGCCTTCGGGGCGTTTTGCACCGGGAGGGCGTGGATGCACGCCATAGAGGGTCACGAGCGTTCCCGAACGGAGCCGCACCTGGGAGCGAAGCGACGGGATTTCCGGCTCAATCAAAAATCGGATCTCTGGATTCACCAGCTCTAATCGGGAATAAAGCAGCTTTCCGTAATGATTCTCCTGCGGATGCAATAGCGTGTAAGGATAGTCGTCTTCCAGGCCGTCGAGCTGTTCAAGCCACCACTGGGTTGGTTCGCTTAACAGAATGATGTCGGGATCGTTGTCGCGTATGAGGTTGCGCAGCGCTGCCACTTCCCGATTATCGTAGAGCACGTTGTAGATCAAAAGCGATATGCGGTTGGAATCGTCTTCGGCATGGCTGTCCGACATTTCCCTGGGATAAAACGCCGTGTAGGGAGCGATGGAAATGAGCTGCCAGACCAGCGCAAGTCCGACTACCGCAGCAAGCGCGTATTCCCACGGCCGCAATCGCCCGTAAGAACGCAACGCTACATAGCCTGCCAGCGTTAGCCCCAACAGCACGGCGATCTGTATGCGCGGAAAATCAAAGATACGTATCCACCAAGCGTCGCTGCGGAATAGCGGCACGGCAGTGCCGAAGACCAACGCCAACGAAAGCAGGCCCACAGCGACGCGGCAGAAGAAATGACTTGTTTTCCTTTTGGGTATTATTGACATGGAATAGCTTTGTACCGGCCCTGCAAAAGATGCCCTGCCCTTTGTCGCCTGGTATTGGAGTTGACACCCCATTCCGTGGGCATCGATTGAAAAAAAGGCGATCAGTGCAGATCGCCTTTTCAGGAAAAAACCCCTTAAGGTGTGCTGT
Coding sequences:
- a CDS encoding mechanosensitive ion channel family protein yields the protein MIENRPPQNRSSALRRRRPPRRRRPGARRNPGDPLSGARGRLRRFRQATLLAVALTSLLLMIIAPWETGLVDGAEEGMVVTAAPLPGDSAETAPGEKPAAQESGNTEMEGPLGQAAAEEAARTVQVLWEGFYGNLPKFVVVLGVLAVAWFLVCIIRPLLRRTLRRWERANALIALFGIGVWLLAAGISLSVLAGDIRALVGSLGLIGLALSWALQTPIESFTGWILNSFQGYYRVGDRVAVGEVFGDVYQIDFLTTTVWEIGSPGRGGFVQAEQPTGRLITFPNNEVLAGTVVNLTRDFPYVWDELTVPLANESDLGYGMQVLTGVAGELLGVQMVEPARRYGEILRRAGLETGVPGDPQVFLAMNDSWTDLVIRYLVHARERRTWKSELTMRVMDELKKPEHQGRLISVYPRRQLQFIGPDGKAEPVDADRDRS
- a CDS encoding choice-of-anchor V domain-containing protein encodes the protein MQGPIAFLLLFMATLGFAMPGTALAFSGGISGYSGNPATNGGATCTLCHSGGIVPSVSLSGPNSVAPGSTHTYTLTISGGQEVAGGLDVSVTGGMLTVSAAGTKLLNNEITHTASKPAANGEVTFSFDWTAPVSGSVTMYAAGNSVDGQSGAQGDNSAATQLSIAVETMGNQPPTADPAGPYSGAVGETITFDGSGSSDADGFIVAYDWDFGDGNSGTGVNPIHAFTMAGNYTVSLTVTDDMGATDTATTSAMINGGVSQPLNTMEKLGKALFFDTNLSTPKGQSCAVCHGPEAGWTGPLSEINAHGAVYEGAKHNRFGNRKPPSSAYATPSPVFHMTSPGEFMGGNFWDGRATGEILGNPAADQAQGPFLNPLEQANPNMQVICQRIKQSRFAEELVGESYAALFAQVFGPGSFDCRPRNLQATYDYVGLAIAAYEGSSEVNAYSAKFDAWQAGMVELTEQEMMGWQLFNGKALCSVCHLTTPGPNGEPPLFTDFRYHNLGVPKNPENPFYTQHKKFNPDGENWIDPGLAGFLETRPEYQEFAEQNYGKHRTPTLRNADLRPDETFVKAFMHNGVFKSLEEVVAFYNSRDTGMWPPPEVDQNLSPLLGDLGLSAQEQAALVAFMKTLNDGFMSE
- a CDS encoding SH3 domain-containing protein, which translates into the protein MFRRLFFLLLICLFLDAASGIAASGDRLYVTGSSVNVRSGPDTSRSVLMQLGEGHELTEIERRNDWVRVRIAWIGGSGWVHDSLLTSEAPADAAQVRPPSYHQFVQNVEQLNLEILDILDDVFFTRVAYRGEGSVELTATPAWLSAPEANRRRDVEALYGLWTAHHGGDESALVIVNPRGDQVTRYP
- a CDS encoding endonuclease/exonuclease/phosphatase family protein, which codes for MSIIPKRKTSHFFCRVAVGLLSLALVFGTAVPLFRSDAWWIRIFDFPRIQIAVLLGLTLAGYVALRSYGRLRPWEYALAAVVGLALVWQLISIAPYTAFYPREMSDSHAEDDSNRISLLIYNVLYDNREVAALRNLIRDNDPDIILLSEPTQWWLEQLDGLEDDYPYTLLHPQENHYGKLLYSRLELVNPEIRFLIEPEIPSLRSQVRLRSGTLVTLYGVHPRPPGAKRPEGEEDGGAKNDEGDEAEDGEREDTDMRDAELLLVAKEVSELGDVPVIVAGDFNDVAWSHTTHLFQRIGGLLDPRVGRGFINTFDTRSRLMRYPLDHVFASKHFLLVELRRLPDIGSDHFPMLVVLDYDPGVAAADEEPQPDAGDEQEADEVIDKGKSNG